A single Aminobacterium mobile DSM 12262 DNA region contains:
- a CDS encoding DUF72 domain-containing protein — protein MGRVLVGTCSWSDRSLVESGWYPREASTPASRLHHYAQNFETVEVDSTFYALPQETTVFRWALRTPPNFIFNIKAYGLFTFHKIAYGSLPLWLRKELPARLKKDDKIAHQAIPFSLRRTLWKQFINLITPLHQMKRLGYLLFQLPPWLGYSSSSINYLKHVASMAPPFKIAVEVRNGSWLREGRKSFESLLKDGNMAYVMVDEPQLSWTVPPEMFLTAAWGGVVRFHGRNKSAWEQKGASVQDRFRYRYKEEELLQWKDSLLCLKDHVPSLFIMFNNCYRNFAVSNALQMQKLFEIAPPKEGLFQKTLNFEGEKCRSREKI, from the coding sequence ATGGGAAGAGTTCTTGTTGGTACATGTTCATGGAGCGATCGTTCTCTCGTTGAAAGTGGTTGGTATCCCAGGGAAGCATCTACTCCCGCTTCAAGGTTGCACCATTATGCTCAGAATTTTGAAACGGTGGAGGTAGACAGTACTTTTTATGCTCTTCCCCAAGAAACCACGGTGTTTCGGTGGGCACTTCGAACGCCGCCGAATTTTATATTTAATATTAAAGCCTATGGCTTATTCACTTTTCACAAAATTGCATATGGGAGCCTCCCTCTTTGGTTGCGTAAAGAATTGCCAGCGCGTTTAAAAAAGGACGATAAAATAGCTCATCAAGCTATCCCTTTTTCTCTGCGTCGAACCTTGTGGAAACAATTCATAAACCTTATTACACCGTTACATCAGATGAAGCGTTTAGGCTACCTGCTCTTCCAGCTTCCTCCATGGCTGGGGTATTCCTCATCTTCCATAAATTATTTAAAACACGTTGCCTCTATGGCTCCTCCTTTCAAGATCGCTGTTGAGGTCCGAAACGGAAGCTGGCTGAGAGAGGGACGTAAAAGCTTCGAGTCTCTTTTAAAGGATGGAAATATGGCTTACGTAATGGTGGATGAACCTCAATTGTCTTGGACGGTTCCTCCAGAGATGTTTCTGACGGCGGCATGGGGAGGTGTTGTCCGTTTTCATGGAAGAAATAAGTCCGCATGGGAGCAAAAAGGAGCTTCAGTTCAAGACCGATTCCGTTATCGTTATAAAGAGGAAGAACTTCTTCAGTGGAAAGATTCTCTTCTTTGTTTAAAAGATCATGTTCCCTCTCTTTTTATCATGTTTAATAATTGCTATAGGAACTTTGCGGTGAGCAATGCATTGCAGATGCAGAAGCTTTTTGAAATAGCCCCTCCTAAAGAAGGCCTTTTTCAAAAGACGTTAAATTTTGAAGGAGAGAAATGTAGATCAAGAGAAAAAATTTAA
- a CDS encoding thioredoxin family protein: MSKVLDDLTAQYGDSIRVEKIDVMQNSDLARKYEVKYVPTLVFLNSTGGELGKEVGYMSLEELLMKLDVLGIHLEKK, translated from the coding sequence ATGTCCAAAGTTTTGGACGACCTAACAGCTCAATATGGAGATTCTATTCGAGTAGAGAAAATAGATGTCATGCAAAACTCCGACCTGGCCCGCAAATATGAGGTCAAGTATGTACCAACCCTTGTGTTTTTGAACAGTACGGGAGGAGAACTCGGAAAAGAGGTTGGTTACATGTCTCTAGAAGAACTCCTTATGAAACTAGACGTGCTGGGAATCCATCTCGAGAAGAAATAA
- the typA gene encoding translational GTPase TypA: MVSADKIRNIAIIAHIDHGKTTLIDSIFRAAQVFRKGAKVEDRVMDNNEIERERGITIRAKHCTVEWQGYLINIIDTPGHADFSGEVERILSTVDSVLLLVDANEGPMPQTRYVLMRALAMGLRPIVFINKVDRPNANPAEALDQTFDLFIELGATEEQADFPVLYGSGLDGWAVKDLEKDPHEGMDALFQTIVAYVPAPVVNREAPFLMQVSTLAWNEYTGRIGCGRVLQGSLHKGEDFLRYSTRWKNNRQKKDGWEVYSEEKTRSVQMWVTHGLDRREVEEVAAGDIVWISGPEEINIGDTFCSPEIEGKTLSPLSIEEPTVSMFFLVNTGPFSGKEGQPITLRQLKARLEREMHVNVSLRMEDLGRPDGVKVSGRGELQLSILIEEMRREGMEFCVSKPEVITKEEEGQLLEPMEELTIDVPEEYQGVIFEKLSRRKAKLLSMENTKSGLIRLIFEIPTRGLIGYRGEFLTDTRGLGIMNASISGYGPWVGEISPRNRGSMVSLDTGEATSYQLENLQERGTLFIDPGDSVYDGMIVGENSRPGDLPCNPTKRKQATNHRSATKDMTIKLDVPRKMTLEKAMEWIADDELVEVTPKSIRMRKALLDQQERKKAAKKAS; the protein is encoded by the coding sequence ATGGTGTCAGCAGATAAAATTCGAAATATTGCAATTATAGCCCATATCGATCATGGGAAAACGACTCTGATCGATTCTATTTTTAGGGCTGCCCAGGTCTTCCGAAAGGGAGCAAAGGTAGAAGATCGTGTTATGGACAATAATGAAATAGAACGTGAGCGGGGTATCACAATACGAGCCAAACATTGCACAGTAGAATGGCAAGGTTATCTGATCAACATTATAGATACTCCCGGGCACGCTGACTTTTCTGGTGAAGTGGAGCGTATTCTTTCTACTGTAGACTCAGTTTTGTTGCTTGTAGATGCCAACGAAGGTCCTATGCCCCAAACCCGATACGTTTTGATGCGCGCTCTTGCTATGGGACTTCGTCCCATAGTCTTCATCAATAAAGTAGATCGTCCCAACGCAAATCCAGCAGAAGCACTGGATCAAACTTTTGATCTTTTTATTGAGCTTGGTGCAACAGAAGAACAGGCTGATTTTCCTGTCCTTTACGGCTCTGGCTTAGACGGATGGGCCGTAAAAGATTTGGAAAAGGATCCCCACGAAGGGATGGACGCTCTCTTTCAAACCATAGTTGCATATGTACCTGCTCCAGTTGTAAATCGAGAAGCTCCGTTTCTTATGCAGGTCTCTACATTAGCGTGGAACGAATACACCGGAAGAATTGGATGCGGAAGGGTCCTTCAGGGGAGTCTTCACAAGGGGGAAGATTTTTTACGATACTCCACTCGCTGGAAGAATAACAGACAGAAAAAAGATGGTTGGGAAGTCTATTCTGAAGAAAAAACTCGTTCAGTTCAAATGTGGGTTACCCATGGCCTCGATCGCCGAGAAGTAGAAGAGGTGGCGGCTGGGGACATTGTGTGGATTTCAGGACCAGAAGAAATAAATATAGGAGATACATTCTGTTCTCCCGAGATAGAGGGAAAAACTCTTTCTCCTCTTTCTATTGAGGAACCTACAGTATCTATGTTTTTCCTTGTCAACACAGGTCCTTTTTCTGGGAAGGAAGGACAGCCTATCACCTTACGGCAGTTAAAGGCTCGGCTGGAGCGAGAGATGCATGTGAATGTATCCCTCCGCATGGAAGATTTAGGTCGGCCAGATGGGGTAAAAGTCTCTGGAAGGGGAGAACTTCAGCTTTCTATTTTGATTGAGGAAATGCGCCGAGAGGGAATGGAATTCTGTGTCTCCAAACCAGAAGTCATTACTAAAGAAGAGGAAGGACAGCTCCTTGAGCCCATGGAGGAACTTACTATTGACGTTCCCGAAGAATACCAGGGTGTCATATTTGAGAAACTTTCTCGAAGAAAGGCAAAGCTTCTTTCCATGGAGAACACAAAAAGTGGATTAATTCGTCTCATATTCGAAATCCCTACTCGAGGGCTTATAGGCTATCGAGGCGAGTTCTTGACAGATACTCGCGGATTGGGAATTATGAACGCATCAATTTCAGGGTATGGCCCATGGGTTGGGGAAATTTCCCCTCGAAACCGTGGGAGCATGGTGAGCTTAGATACTGGAGAAGCTACAAGTTATCAGCTCGAAAATCTCCAGGAACGAGGGACATTATTTATCGATCCAGGCGATTCTGTTTATGACGGGATGATTGTGGGAGAGAATTCCCGCCCTGGTGATCTTCCATGCAACCCAACGAAGCGGAAACAAGCCACCAACCATCGTTCTGCAACAAAGGATATGACCATAAAGCTAGATGTTCCAAGAAAGATGACTTTGGAAAAAGCTATGGAGTGGATTGCTGACGATGAACTGGTAGAAGTTACTCCTAAATCTATTAGGATGAGAAAAGCTCTTCTCGATCAGCAGGAGAGGAAAAAAGCTGCTAAAAAAGCAAGTTAA
- a CDS encoding diguanylate cyclase, which translates to MQDWWGGVLLLVFSTAGLLLGKGTIYGASMFPITLIILFPTVSILASRRAGAILLLLASLFLPAYVYLSGLPIATAIPLYVMIGAMYGISKFLWRRTSREMTVFLECIHQVGAASGIEEACLPALDLIHRLLSDSSPSIALFDEEKCVFQLYCKEEEYCGEGVDPDGTLPLGDNVCSKVYETGDPIVIDDVKRHPLYVEGVPGARSELVVPIIWRGQKYGVINVESKKPGCFSNADLRSLRFFAAILGEVFSHLKVESKLERNICELERANTAFSSTKKALSCALEVTREQKENLEALLKRLRDLFDIVKAMSLCPSLDSLFPLIAQLLSQRLGYKNVYVFSRRSFGGEITLQSSVGSLPEELKDLKSLGRGVLRKVLETGESYLMTDVLKDPNYLNLDNEVRSELIVPVMSNNGLWGAIAVDDDHIGGITRQDEELLGVVTSHLALELENKESFARLSRELNRLRALLDIVQFVSGEKFDVTRVANQVVKMFSSVFCYEKITFFLVEEGDEGKPFFLKALASNFVETEALSSFSQKLYESGGGQVSKAVESQRIINTPNLKQSPFYVNLSTRITTSQLDIPISFAGKVYAVISMESNIPFDRSDEDFFLILSKHLGALLALQSIIEETKRKALVDDLTELWNRRYLTIRLAEEQSRYDRNGEPACVVMIDMRDFKQVNDRYGHFVGDRVLKAFSAFISHAVRAEDIVGRLGGDEFLIVLPGTTKNQALLLIKRLKQETVSFSVPGIECPIWADFGVASVPEDTLSFHEALRIADQRMYEEKIRRKDID; encoded by the coding sequence TTGCAGGATTGGTGGGGTGGCGTGCTGCTTCTTGTCTTTTCGACGGCCGGACTCCTTTTAGGGAAGGGGACTATCTACGGAGCGAGTATGTTCCCTATAACCCTCATTATCCTCTTCCCAACGGTCTCTATATTAGCATCAAGACGTGCCGGAGCGATTCTTTTGCTTCTAGCTTCGCTCTTCCTTCCTGCGTATGTATATCTATCTGGACTTCCTATAGCAACAGCCATTCCATTATATGTCATGATCGGGGCAATGTACGGAATTTCTAAATTTCTATGGCGACGTACTTCTCGAGAGATGACAGTTTTTCTTGAATGTATACATCAAGTTGGCGCAGCTTCTGGTATAGAAGAAGCCTGTCTGCCCGCCTTGGATCTTATACATCGCCTTCTGTCTGATAGTAGCCCTTCTATTGCTCTTTTTGACGAGGAAAAATGTGTTTTTCAATTGTATTGTAAAGAGGAGGAGTATTGTGGAGAGGGGGTAGATCCGGATGGAACGCTCCCTTTAGGCGATAATGTGTGCTCAAAAGTGTATGAGACAGGGGATCCTATAGTAATAGATGACGTGAAACGTCACCCCCTTTATGTGGAAGGAGTGCCTGGCGCTCGGTCGGAGCTGGTTGTTCCTATTATATGGCGAGGACAAAAATATGGAGTTATTAATGTAGAGTCGAAAAAACCGGGGTGTTTTTCTAATGCGGATCTTCGAAGCCTCCGCTTTTTTGCGGCTATTTTAGGAGAAGTTTTTTCTCATTTAAAAGTAGAGAGTAAGCTTGAAAGAAATATTTGTGAATTAGAAAGAGCGAATACGGCTTTTTCTTCCACTAAAAAAGCCCTGTCTTGTGCTTTAGAAGTTACCAGAGAACAAAAAGAAAATTTAGAAGCCCTTCTTAAAAGGCTTCGCGATCTCTTCGATATAGTAAAAGCCATGTCTCTTTGCCCTTCTTTGGATTCTCTTTTCCCTCTAATCGCCCAACTTCTTTCTCAAAGGTTAGGGTATAAGAATGTTTATGTTTTTTCTCGACGCTCTTTTGGCGGTGAGATCACTCTTCAGTCGTCAGTAGGTAGTTTACCTGAGGAGCTTAAAGATCTTAAAAGCCTGGGGAGAGGGGTTCTTCGAAAAGTTTTGGAAACTGGGGAATCGTACCTTATGACTGACGTTTTAAAAGATCCCAACTACTTGAATCTCGACAATGAAGTGCGTTCCGAATTGATTGTTCCTGTGATGTCGAATAATGGTTTATGGGGTGCTATTGCTGTAGATGACGATCATATTGGGGGCATAACTCGACAAGATGAAGAGTTGCTTGGGGTCGTGACGTCGCATTTAGCGCTGGAGCTTGAAAATAAGGAATCTTTTGCCAGGCTTAGCAGAGAACTGAACAGGTTGAGAGCTCTTTTGGATATAGTGCAATTTGTATCTGGAGAAAAATTTGATGTAACTCGAGTGGCTAATCAGGTTGTAAAAATGTTTTCTTCAGTTTTTTGTTATGAAAAAATAACGTTTTTTTTGGTGGAGGAAGGGGACGAAGGCAAGCCATTCTTTCTCAAGGCTTTGGCGTCTAATTTTGTGGAAACTGAAGCGCTATCGTCTTTTTCTCAAAAACTTTATGAAAGTGGAGGTGGACAGGTTTCCAAGGCTGTAGAAAGTCAACGGATTATTAATACTCCGAACCTTAAACAGTCACCTTTTTATGTCAACCTTTCTACGCGTATTACTACATCTCAGCTTGATATACCTATCTCTTTTGCAGGTAAGGTCTATGCGGTTATTTCTATGGAGAGCAATATTCCTTTCGATAGAAGTGATGAAGATTTCTTCCTGATCCTCTCCAAACATTTAGGAGCTCTTCTAGCCTTGCAGTCTATAATAGAAGAAACGAAGAGGAAAGCTCTTGTGGATGATTTAACAGAGCTCTGGAATCGACGGTACCTGACAATTCGTTTGGCTGAGGAACAGTCTCGTTATGATAGGAATGGAGAGCCTGCTTGCGTTGTAATGATCGATATGAGAGATTTTAAACAAGTGAATGATAGGTACGGCCATTTTGTAGGAGATCGAGTTTTGAAGGCTTTTTCTGCTTTCATATCTCATGCAGTGAGAGCTGAAGACATTGTCGGTCGTTTAGGTGGAGATGAGTTCTTGATAGTTTTACCGGGAACAACTAAAAATCAGGCCCTTCTTCTTATAAAACGACTCAAGCAGGAAACGGTATCTTTTAGCGTGCCAGGTATAGAATGTCCTATTTGGGCTGATTTTGGCGTCGCGTCAGTGCCGGAGGATACCTTGTCTTTTCACGAAGCCTTGAGAATTGCTGACCAGAGAATGTATGAAGAGAAAATAAGGCGAAAAGACATAGATTGA
- a CDS encoding DUF362 domain-containing protein: MAKAVVDKDACVGCETCVGTCPVEAISMNDGKAEVDPDTCIECGSCVSVCPVNAISQ; the protein is encoded by the coding sequence ATGGCAAAAGCAGTTGTAGATAAAGACGCATGTGTCGGATGTGAAACATGTGTAGGGACATGCCCTGTAGAAGCTATCTCCATGAACGACGGCAAAGCTGAAGTTGATCCCGATACCTGCATTGAGTGTGGAAGCTGCGTTTCCGTCTGCCCAGTAAACGCTATTTCCCAGTAA
- a CDS encoding M20 metallopeptidase family protein has protein sequence MSLEFLHEMAKKRYEELVAIRRKIHEHPELDFECEQTALLIEKKLDEVGIQHFRVAKTGVVGVLRGRKEGKTVAFRADMDGLPVCEGTKALYSSKIEGKMHACGHDVHVASLLGAAGILAESRNTFDGTVKFFFQPAEETDGGALPMISEGVMENPLVDGVFCLHCDPQLSAGSIGVGYGKFRAASDMFHITIHGKGSHGAQPHRGIDAIAIGSEMISALQQIVSRRTSPFDPVVVTVGSFHGGTAGNIIAEEVEMRGIVRTMDPDTRLKVRALVRCIAQNIPDTLGAVGEVVFTEGYPSLINDESMTDLVADVGREVLGREKVFIMKEPEMGVDDFAYFLQKAPGSYFVLGTGNKERDITYPLHSPFFDVDEQCLPVGASVLAAIALRFLSKP, from the coding sequence ATGAGTCTTGAATTTTTACATGAGATGGCTAAAAAAAGGTACGAAGAGCTTGTTGCTATACGTCGAAAAATTCATGAGCACCCTGAACTTGATTTTGAGTGTGAACAAACAGCTCTTCTTATAGAGAAAAAACTTGATGAAGTGGGTATTCAGCATTTTAGAGTTGCCAAAACAGGAGTAGTTGGCGTATTGCGAGGGAGAAAAGAAGGCAAAACCGTTGCTTTTCGCGCAGACATGGACGGTTTGCCTGTATGTGAAGGAACAAAAGCTCTGTATTCTTCAAAAATAGAGGGGAAGATGCATGCGTGTGGACATGATGTTCATGTGGCTTCTCTGTTGGGGGCTGCTGGAATATTGGCAGAGTCTCGCAATACCTTCGATGGGACAGTAAAGTTTTTCTTTCAGCCTGCAGAAGAGACAGATGGAGGGGCTCTTCCCATGATAAGCGAAGGAGTAATGGAAAACCCTCTCGTAGATGGAGTCTTTTGTCTCCATTGCGATCCACAGCTCTCGGCAGGCTCTATTGGAGTAGGGTATGGTAAGTTCAGGGCGGCTTCTGATATGTTTCATATCACCATTCATGGGAAAGGAAGTCATGGCGCTCAGCCTCATCGTGGAATTGACGCTATAGCTATTGGTTCAGAGATGATATCGGCTCTTCAGCAGATTGTAAGCAGAAGAACGTCTCCTTTTGATCCTGTAGTGGTGACAGTAGGTTCTTTCCATGGGGGGACAGCTGGAAATATTATTGCGGAAGAGGTGGAAATGAGAGGCATTGTTCGTACTATGGATCCCGATACCCGCTTGAAAGTACGAGCTTTAGTCCGCTGCATAGCGCAGAATATTCCAGATACACTGGGAGCCGTTGGAGAAGTTGTCTTTACTGAAGGATACCCCAGCCTGATTAATGATGAGAGCATGACAGACCTCGTTGCAGATGTGGGGAGAGAGGTCCTTGGCCGGGAAAAGGTTTTCATTATGAAAGAGCCGGAGATGGGTGTAGATGATTTTGCTTACTTTTTGCAGAAAGCTCCTGGTTCATACTTTGTATTAGGGACCGGTAATAAAGAAAGAGACATAACATACCCTCTCCACAGTCCTTTCTTTGATGTAGACGAACAATGTCTTCCAGTAGGAGCCTCTGTATTAGCGGCTATAGCTCTTCGATTTTTGAGTAAGCCATAA
- a CDS encoding NAD(P)H-dependent glycerol-3-phosphate dehydrogenase, with protein sequence MATLTLFGAGSWGTALANVLAKNGHHVCLWCRRQAQAQAININGRNPDYLKDAPLSHNIHATWNLREAAEFSQDWILAVPTQTIRGLLKDLHIFDSPLSLCNAAKGLEIETLMRISQISSEIMPNAQYAVISGPSHAEEVIKNLPTATIVASSLPDTAEKWQSFFNGNRFRVYTGNDVAGVEIGGAVKNVIAIASGIAKAMELGDNATAALVSRGLAEIMRLGAKMGAHPLTLAGLAGVGDLVVTCYSFHSRNFRLGKLLGEGKNLDEAKAILGQVAEGAFTVQAVVRLAQKYCVELPIAESVYRLLYQGTSPREELENLLTRDPKPEYPPAIFWS encoded by the coding sequence GTGGCAACGCTTACCCTTTTTGGTGCTGGTAGCTGGGGAACTGCTCTAGCTAATGTGTTGGCAAAAAACGGGCACCACGTTTGCCTTTGGTGTCGTAGGCAGGCTCAGGCCCAAGCTATTAACATAAATGGGCGCAACCCTGATTATCTGAAAGACGCGCCTCTTTCCCATAATATCCATGCCACATGGAATCTTCGGGAAGCGGCAGAATTTTCTCAAGACTGGATTCTCGCCGTCCCAACTCAAACGATACGAGGCCTTTTGAAGGATCTTCATATTTTCGATTCGCCTCTTTCGCTTTGCAATGCAGCAAAAGGACTTGAAATCGAAACGCTTATGCGTATTAGCCAAATTTCATCAGAAATAATGCCAAATGCTCAGTATGCCGTTATTTCTGGCCCGAGCCACGCAGAGGAAGTAATAAAAAACCTTCCCACCGCTACGATAGTAGCATCCTCTCTCCCGGACACAGCTGAAAAATGGCAGTCTTTTTTTAATGGGAATAGATTTCGCGTCTATACTGGCAATGATGTGGCAGGAGTAGAGATAGGTGGAGCAGTAAAAAATGTTATTGCAATTGCATCTGGAATTGCGAAGGCAATGGAACTTGGAGATAACGCTACAGCAGCACTGGTCAGTCGAGGTTTGGCGGAAATAATGAGGCTGGGAGCAAAAATGGGAGCCCACCCATTAACTTTGGCCGGGCTTGCAGGCGTTGGAGATTTAGTCGTAACATGCTACAGTTTCCATTCGAGAAACTTCAGACTTGGAAAACTTTTAGGCGAAGGGAAAAATCTCGACGAAGCAAAAGCCATTTTAGGTCAGGTGGCGGAAGGAGCCTTTACTGTCCAAGCAGTTGTACGTCTAGCTCAAAAATATTGTGTTGAGCTACCGATAGCTGAATCTGTTTATCGACTACTCTATCAAGGAACTTCTCCTCGAGAAGAACTTGAAAACCTTTTAACTCGAGACCCCAAGCCAGAGTATCCGCCTGCCATTTTCTGGTCTTAG
- the prxU gene encoding thioredoxin-dependent peroxiredoxin (Most members of this family contain a selenocysteine.): MVEKKKSGCVVPSAVVEGQEMPKEDLRSVSEKEAKGMSIMVGRKAPNFTAPAYYNGNFTTVSLSDFVGKWVLLCFYPGDFTFVUATEVSAVADRYEEIHDLGVEVISMSVDSQFVHKIWNDMELSKMAGKNVPFHMASDGGGNIGSAYGVYDPEAGVDVRGRFIIDPDGVVQAMEVLTPPVGRNVDETIRQIKAFQLVRETEGKQVTPSGWHPGGKTLEPGVNLVGKVWEKWTPRDEYKK, translated from the coding sequence ATGGTAGAGAAGAAAAAGAGTGGATGTGTTGTTCCTTCAGCAGTGGTAGAGGGACAGGAAATGCCAAAAGAGGATTTGAGGAGTGTTTCTGAAAAGGAGGCGAAAGGCATGTCCATTATGGTAGGGAGGAAAGCTCCGAATTTTACAGCACCAGCATATTACAATGGAAATTTTACTACTGTCAGTTTATCTGATTTTGTTGGCAAATGGGTTTTGCTGTGTTTCTACCCAGGAGATTTTACATTCGTTTGAGCCACGGAAGTGTCGGCAGTTGCTGACAGATATGAAGAAATTCATGACCTTGGCGTGGAAGTTATCTCTATGAGTGTAGACAGCCAGTTTGTTCACAAAATTTGGAATGACATGGAACTTTCAAAAATGGCAGGCAAAAATGTTCCATTCCACATGGCTTCCGATGGAGGCGGCAATATAGGAAGTGCATATGGAGTGTATGATCCAGAGGCTGGAGTGGATGTTCGTGGACGTTTTATTATTGATCCCGATGGTGTTGTCCAGGCCATGGAAGTGTTAACTCCGCCAGTGGGTAGAAATGTAGACGAAACAATCCGTCAGATTAAAGCGTTCCAATTAGTTCGGGAGACAGAGGGGAAACAGGTAACCCCTTCAGGGTGGCATCCAGGAGGGAAGACACTAGAGCCAGGCGTTAACCTGGTTGGTAAAGTTTGGGAAAAATGGACTCCTCGCGACGAATATAAGAAATAA
- a CDS encoding sensor histidine kinase, whose translation MTTGHLSTALKSIQEKVSETLIESLDYIATLREEELEHLHDTRERRAQVQRDIEDVIVASQKAEEEYRRSRLELMEASRSGDQQREQIAYDRAAHLMKIRGAFEEREKFLCRLRDDLDRAERRAERFLKRSEQMSGRFRMALEFISSNIDEAIGAGEVFDIKGMKLACQLAERESRALARDLHDGPIQLFSSAVLQLEAAQEYLNGGDAPRAVNELLKTREQIQKALGDVRSLLFQINPSGLVEGLNKALDRLSKDVWKAGGPEVRIRIEGDQQNIPLSFRRPLFKIIHQAVANAFLHGKAREVSVRLDILKDVMRARVSDDGVGFDVRKERVRAQERGSYGLISMEERAMMIGGNLRIESEPGKGTNIYLSIPLVGHGEE comes from the coding sequence ATGACTACTGGCCATCTATCAACAGCGCTTAAGAGTATTCAAGAAAAAGTGAGTGAAACTCTTATTGAGAGTTTAGATTATATTGCTACATTACGAGAAGAGGAGCTGGAACATCTCCATGATACTCGAGAAAGACGAGCACAAGTACAGCGAGATATTGAAGATGTAATTGTTGCTTCTCAAAAGGCAGAAGAAGAGTATAGACGATCGAGATTAGAGTTAATGGAGGCATCTAGGTCAGGAGATCAACAGAGAGAGCAAATAGCCTACGATCGAGCAGCCCATCTTATGAAAATACGAGGAGCTTTTGAAGAAAGAGAAAAGTTTTTATGTCGCCTTCGGGACGATCTTGACAGAGCGGAACGACGGGCAGAGCGTTTTCTGAAGCGCAGCGAACAAATGTCAGGGCGGTTTAGAATGGCATTGGAATTTATTTCTTCGAATATAGATGAAGCGATAGGTGCCGGAGAGGTTTTTGATATTAAAGGTATGAAACTTGCCTGCCAGCTAGCAGAGAGAGAGAGTCGAGCTTTGGCTCGAGATCTTCATGATGGTCCAATCCAATTATTCTCAAGTGCGGTATTACAGCTGGAAGCAGCACAGGAATATTTGAATGGGGGGGATGCTCCTCGTGCCGTAAACGAACTTCTAAAGACGCGAGAGCAGATCCAAAAGGCTTTAGGAGATGTGCGATCTCTTCTCTTCCAGATTAATCCTTCTGGTTTGGTGGAAGGTCTAAATAAGGCTTTGGATCGCCTTTCTAAAGATGTGTGGAAAGCTGGGGGGCCAGAAGTTCGAATCCGAATCGAGGGCGATCAGCAGAATATCCCTCTTTCTTTCCGTCGGCCTCTCTTTAAGATTATTCATCAAGCTGTGGCAAACGCATTTCTTCATGGTAAAGCCAGAGAAGTTTCTGTGCGGCTTGATATATTAAAAGATGTAATGAGAGCCCGAGTTTCCGATGATGGAGTTGGCTTTGATGTGCGAAAAGAGCGAGTACGCGCTCAAGAGAGAGGTTCATATGGCCTTATCAGTATGGAAGAACGAGCAATGATGATTGGCGGAAATCTTCGCATTGAAAGTGAACCTGGCAAGGGGACTAACATTTATCTCAGCATTCCTCTTGTTGGCCATGGGGAAGAATAA
- a CDS encoding cytochrome c biogenesis CcdA family protein, with protein sequence MGNIFETIYISLHSSSGFALSAAFIWGIFSILLSPCNLVTIPLVVGYIESTRGEKRASAFAISLAFSAGIFVNLALVGMVLTSTGLLMTDIGKYSNYFVATIFFLIGLHLLDVIKLPWFGQKALKPGKRGGLGGALVLGILSGLALGPCSFAYVAPLLALTIKTATTNLPFALLLVTFYALGHCSVIIFAGTSADFVSKFLKWDERSRALSRVNYLCGILIILAGLYFIYTAPT encoded by the coding sequence ATGGGAAACATATTTGAGACCATCTATATTTCTCTTCACAGTTCAAGTGGCTTCGCTCTTTCAGCTGCCTTTATATGGGGAATTTTCAGCATTCTTTTAAGTCCATGCAACCTTGTAACCATACCACTTGTCGTTGGATACATTGAAAGCACCCGAGGGGAAAAAAGGGCGAGTGCCTTCGCTATTTCTCTCGCTTTTTCGGCAGGAATTTTTGTCAACCTTGCCCTCGTAGGCATGGTGCTCACATCTACAGGCTTACTCATGACAGATATAGGGAAATATTCCAACTACTTTGTCGCTACTATATTCTTTCTTATAGGCCTTCATCTTCTTGATGTCATCAAGCTTCCGTGGTTTGGGCAAAAGGCCTTGAAACCAGGGAAAAGAGGGGGGCTTGGGGGAGCACTCGTGTTGGGAATTTTATCAGGCCTCGCATTAGGACCATGTAGCTTCGCTTATGTGGCTCCACTTTTGGCTCTTACTATCAAAACAGCAACGACAAACCTGCCGTTTGCACTTCTTCTTGTAACTTTTTATGCTCTAGGGCACTGCTCTGTTATTATTTTTGCAGGAACTTCCGCAGATTTTGTCTCTAAGTTTTTAAAGTGGGACGAAAGATCCCGTGCACTTTCTAGAGTTAACTATTTATGCGGTATTTTAATTATTCTTGCGGGACTCTACTTTATATATACAGCACCTACATAA